The Desulfitobacterium chlororespirans DSM 11544 genome has a window encoding:
- a CDS encoding NAD-dependent epimerase/dehydratase family protein — protein MAKVLVTGSKGTLGTRLVEELRKRGHEVWEVDLQHDAEEKYFRADIAKYRQLERVFEQDYDYVYHLAAEFGRINGEHYYDTLWETNVIGTRNILEWQLKKGFKLIFTSSSEIYGEAQEPLLTEDLPQQKTIIQHNDYALTKWANEVQIINFEKRYETPIVRLRLFNAYGPGEYYHPYRSVVCLFVYRALKGIPYDVYEGYHRVFMYVDDLIPTIANVGNNFKPGEVYNIGGTEYRSVRELSDLVLKYTQGDPGLIRYLPEDKHNTVSKRPDIQKAVRDLGHNPKMLLEEGIPITVEWMKKIYGEGR, from the coding sequence ATGGCAAAGGTTTTGGTTACAGGGAGTAAAGGAACTCTGGGTACCCGTTTGGTAGAGGAACTTAGGAAACGGGGACATGAAGTATGGGAAGTGGACCTGCAGCATGATGCTGAGGAAAAATATTTCAGAGCAGATATTGCCAAATACCGGCAATTAGAACGGGTATTTGAACAGGATTACGATTATGTCTATCATTTAGCTGCAGAGTTTGGTCGCATTAATGGTGAGCATTATTATGATACCCTTTGGGAAACCAACGTGATTGGAACACGTAATATATTGGAATGGCAACTGAAAAAGGGCTTTAAGCTCATCTTTACCAGCTCTTCTGAAATCTATGGTGAAGCTCAGGAGCCTCTATTAACAGAAGATCTCCCTCAGCAAAAAACTATCATTCAGCATAATGATTACGCTTTAACAAAATGGGCAAATGAAGTGCAAATCATTAATTTTGAAAAAAGATATGAAACTCCGATCGTTCGGCTGCGACTTTTTAATGCTTATGGGCCAGGGGAATATTACCACCCCTACCGCAGTGTAGTCTGCCTCTTCGTCTATCGTGCCCTTAAAGGAATACCCTATGATGTCTATGAAGGGTATCACCGTGTATTTATGTATGTGGATGATCTTATTCCGACCATTGCCAATGTGGGTAATAACTTTAAACCTGGTGAAGTCTATAATATCGGGGGGACAGAGTATCGCAGCGTCAGAGAACTCAGTGATCTGGTGCTCAAATATACTCAGGGAGATCCGGGATTGATCAGATATCTTCCTGAAGATAAGCACAATACAGTGAGTAAGCGGCCGGATATTCAGAAAGCCGTAAGAGATTTGGGCCACAATCCGAAGATGCTGTTGGAAGAAGGTATTCCCATTACGGTAGAATGGATGAAGAAAATCTACGGGGAGGGGCGCTAA
- a CDS encoding glycosyltransferase has product MSMPKVSVVIPTYNHARYVTWAVESVLRQKYPNLEIIVIDDGSTDDTAQRLQPYQSRINYIYKSNGGTPNALNHGLQRATGEYICWLSADDMFLKGKLEKQVQLMEANPQVGFCYTSFIVIDENGLKKYAADSEFYPARQELVVNLLRGCFINGSSVMMRRTALERVGYFDEGLPQAHDYELWFRFLRHFPAGYIREPLIAYRWHGENMSLHPDNECIRIVQQRARELFPEWLGG; this is encoded by the coding sequence ATGTCCATGCCCAAAGTGAGTGTAGTTATCCCCACCTATAATCACGCTCGCTATGTGACCTGGGCTGTAGAAAGTGTCCTTCGACAAAAGTATCCTAATTTAGAAATCATTGTTATTGATGATGGATCCACAGATGATACAGCCCAACGTCTTCAGCCTTATCAAAGTCGAATTAATTATATTTATAAGTCCAATGGCGGGACACCCAATGCCCTTAACCATGGACTCCAGCGGGCTACAGGTGAATATATCTGCTGGCTGAGCGCTGATGACATGTTCTTAAAGGGGAAGCTGGAGAAACAGGTTCAATTGATGGAAGCTAATCCGCAGGTGGGTTTTTGCTATACAAGTTTTATTGTTATTGATGAAAATGGGCTGAAAAAATATGCAGCAGACTCAGAGTTTTATCCCGCGCGTCAAGAACTGGTAGTTAATTTGCTCAGGGGATGCTTTATCAATGGTTCATCTGTTATGATGAGGCGCACAGCCCTTGAACGGGTAGGATATTTTGATGAAGGGTTGCCTCAGGCCCATGACTATGAATTGTGGTTCCGTTTTCTTCGTCATTTCCCCGCCGGCTATATCCGAGAGCCTCTCATAGCCTATCGGTGGCATGGAGAAAATATGAGCCTTCATCCTGATAATGAATGTATTCGTATCGTTCAGCAGAGAGCAAGAGAGCTTTTCCCTGAATGGTTAGGGGGATAG